The Streptomyces sp. NBC_01298 genome contains the following window.
CTGCTCCTCCTCGGTGGGCTCGCCGACGTGGACGGTACGGGAGATGTCGGAGCCGTAGCCGTGCTTGAGGCCGCCGAAGTCGAGGACCACCATGTCCCCGTTCCGGATGACCCGGTCACCGGCTTCGTGGTGCGGGTTGGCGCCGTTCGGGCCGGAGCCGACGACGGTGAAGTCCACCTGGGAGTGCCCGTGCACGCGCAGCAGCGCGTCCAGGTCGGCGGCGACGTCGCTCTCCCGGCGCCCGGCGAAGGGGACATGCAGGATCTGCGCGTACGCGGCGTCCGCCGCCTCGCCGGCGGCCGCGAGCCGGGCCAGCTCGCGCTCGTCCTTGACCGCGCGCAGCATCGGCAGCGCATCGCTCAGCGAGACGTACGAGGTCGTCGGCAACTCCCTTTGCAGCCCCAGCAGATGCAGCGCCCAGGCGTTGTCGCTGACCCCGAAGCGGCCGGTCACGTCGAGCAGCGGCGAGGTCACGCCGTACGGGTTCTTCCCGTCGGCCCAGTCCCGCAGGGTCAGGGCGCCCGCGCCGGGGGACTTCGCCGCGTCGGGCGCTTCCAGCGCGGGGACGACGAGGACGGGGTCCTGCCCGGCGGCGAGGACGAGCAGGGTCATCCGCTCGGTGTCGACGGGCCGGTACCCGGTGAGGTGGGCCAGGTCGGGCCCGGGGGCGACCAGCAGGCCTGCCAGGCCCGCGTCGGCGGCGGCCTGCGCGGCGGCGGCCATCCGGGCGGCGTAGTCGGCGGCCGTGAAGGGATCGAAGTCGTGGTCCATGACTCCGATCCTCCCGCGCCCCGCCCCGGGACGGCAGGGGCCGCGCCGGTTACCGCGACCCCACCCCCACACGGCCCGCCGCGCGGGGCTTGTCCCCTACCCGCCCTTCCACCGTTCCACCGTTCCCTGGGGCTCCGCCCCAGACCCCGCGCCTCACACGCCGGCGAGGCTGAATTTTGCCGCGCAGCGGCACATCCAGCCCGTCCGACGTTTGAGGACCGGGTCCGGGCAGCGCCCGGGGAACGGGCGAAGGGCGGGTAGGGGACGGCCCCCGCAGGGCTTCGCGTCAGGCCGGGGTCACCGCCCGCAGCGCCCACTCCAGCGGCCCCCGCCGCAGCTCCGTACCGCGCAGGAAGTGGGCCCAGGCCAGGCAGCCGATCACCGCGGCGCCCGAGAAGCCGCCACGGCCGGCGCCCGGCCGTCGGCGGCGACGAGCAGCCAGCCGGGGCCCTCGGGCGCGGGCGGCGGGCCGACGTGCACGGCGAACATGCCGAGGACGGCGATGCCGCGGGCGGCGTCGAGGCCGGTCAGTCGGTTTGGTCCCATACGGGTAGGGATGGGGATCCGGGGCCCGGGGTTGCCTGCGCACCGCCCGGACCCCCGCCCGGACCCCCGCCCGGACCCGCGCCCGAACCACCGGCCGGGCCCGCCCGAACCAGCCCCGTCCCGGGCCAGCCCGGGCCGCCGGAAAAGGCGTCGCGGGAGCACCCCGCTGATCAGCTATGCTGTGCTTGCACATCGAACGGGCGGTCCGCCGCCCTTCGTGGTGGGTGTAGCTCAGTTGGTAGAGCACCTGGTTGTGGTCCAGGTGGCCGCGGGTTCAAGTCCCGTCACTCACCCTGTTGATCCCGTGGGGGTCGCGAGTTTTCCTCGTGACCCCCACGGGTTTTTTCGTTCCCCGCGGGAGCGGCGTGGCAGGATCAACCACATGAAATGGGACATCGGGGGTGCCCCGGCGCTGTTCCTCGCCGTCCTCGTGGCGGTCGCCGTGTTCGGGGCCGCGGTGTGGCTGTGGCCCCGGCTCGCGGGGCGCGGGGTGCGGCCGGTGCTGGGGCGGGCCGGGCTGCAGCTCGCGATCACCCTGACGACCGGGGCGGCGCTGCTGCTCGCGGTGAACTCCTCGTACGGCTTCTACGGCTCCTGGCACGACCTGCTGTCCCTGCGCCGCGAGGACCCGGTGACGTCGGGCGCGGACGCCTCGGGCCGGGACGCGCTGCTGGTGCGGGGGACCCGCTCGTGGCGGCACGCCGGCTCCGACGACCCCGCGGTGATCGGCCGGATCGAGGCGGTGACCGTGCGCGGGGCCCGCGGCGGGCTGTCGGGGCAGGGGTACGTGTACCTGCCGCCGCAGTACGCGCACGCGTCGGCCGGGCGCCGGGCGGAGTTCCCGGTGGTGCTGGCACTGAGCGGGTTCCCGAGTACGCCGGCGGTGCTGATCGACCGGCTGCGGTACCCGCAGCTCGCGCTGGACGCGGTGCGGGCGGGCCGAATGCGGCCGGCGGTGCTGGTCCTGATGACCCCGACGGTGGCGCCGCCGAGGGACACGCAGTGCGTGGACGTCCCGGGCGGGCCGCAGGCGCACACCTTCTTCGCGCGGGACCTGCGGGCGGCGGTCTCCTCGTACTACGGCCTCACCCGGGATGCCCGGGGGTGGGGCGTGATGGGCCATTCGGTGGGCGGCTACTGCGCGCTGAAGCTGGCCCTGCGCACGCCGGACGCCTACCGGGCGGCGGCCGCGCTGTCGGCCCCGTACGCGGCCGCGCGGGACGCGGACACCGGCGACCTGTTCGGTGGCGACGCGGACCGCGCGCTCCGGGACGACCTGCTGTGGCGGCTGCGGAACCTGCCGCAGCCACCGGTGTCCCTGCTGGTGGCGAGCAGCCGCACGGACGAGCACCAGTACCCGGCGACGCTGGAGTTCATCGACGCGGTACGGCCGCCCGCGCGGGCGTCCTCGATCATCCTCGCGAGCGGCGGCCACACCTACGAGACCTGGGCCCGCGAGGTCCCGCCGGCCCTGGAGTGGCTGGTGGGACGGCTGAGCCCGCACTGACGGAAGAACGGTGCCGGGCCCGGGCGGCCTACCCGCGCAGGAAGGCCTCCACCTCCGTGGCGAAGGCCACCGGGGTTTCGTGCGGCGGGTAGTGGCCGGCTCCGGGTAGCGGCTGGATGCGGCAGTTGGGGTACGAGACCTGCCAGGTGCCGCGCATGACGTCCACCGTGAGCGCGAGGTCGTACTCGCCGACGAGGACCAGCACCGGGACCGTGCTGCCCTTCACGGCGGCGGACAGGTCCAGCGGCTGCCAGCTCGCGAGGTACGCGGCGAAGGCCTCCGGCAGGGACACCTCGAGGGAGTGCGCGACCATCCGCTCCAGCCAGTACGGGCTCGCGCGGCGGCCGGTGACGATGTCGAGGATGGCGCGGCGGTTCTCCGCACTGGCGGCGGCCCCGTAGAAGAGGTCGTGGGTGGCGTCGTCCATCTCGTAGGGGCCGGCGGGGACCGGGTTGACGCCGATCAGCTTCTCGACCCGTTCCGGGGCGCGGACCAGGACCTGCTGGATGGCCTTGCCGCCCATGGAGTGGCCGAGGAGGGAGAAGGTGTCCCAGCCGAGCTCGTCGGCGAGCGCGAGGACGTCGTCGGCGATCTCGGGGAGCGTGTACCGGCCGGGGACGTCCCTGCGGTCGCCGTAGCCGCGGTAGTCGAGGAAGGCGTACGAGAACTCCCGCGGGTCCAAGTGGTCCAGTACGGAGCCCCAGTTGGCGGAGGTGCCGAACCAGTCGTGCAGCACGATGACGCGGACGGGGCCGGTGCCGGTCCTGCGGTGGGCGATGGCCATGCGTTCTCCCTCGGTGACGGGGCGGAAAGAATTGCCGCCGTACGTTCTGCCCACCGCGCCTACCATCACACCGTGCGGCCGGTACACCGCCGTCAGGCGACCGTGTACTCGGTGTCCCCGAAGTCGGCCACCACACGCAGCCGCCCGCCGAGCGCCTCGACGTACGACCTCAGGGTCGCGACCTCGGTACGGTCGGTCTCACCGTTCTCGATCGCGGAGACCCGCGGGGCCGAGACGCCCATGGTGTCGGCCACGTCCTTCTGGGTCAGCGCCTGCTCCCGGCGGATCTCCGCCAGCCGATAGGCCCGCACCTCTGCCATGAGCCGGTCCATGGCCGCCTGCAGTCGGTCTCGGCCAGCGCCTCGAACCACTCCGCCACCTCGCCCACGAGGATCACTTCCCAGGGAGCCACGCCCGCGAAGTTAACGCAAGCGTTAACCTCGCGGGCGGTCAGAGCGGCGGATTCATCCGTACGGGAACGGTCAGACGGTCTTGATCGCCGGGTCCGAGACTCCGGCCGCGCCCGTCTCCACGTGGCCGGCGAAGCGGCGCAGGAAGGTGGCGTCGGCGTCGGAGACGACGGTGACGTCGTACCAGCGGGCCGTGCCGGACAGCGACACGGTGTGCGCGACGGTGGCGCCCGCCGCGACGCGCACGACCTGGGCCGCGCCGCCGTAGGCGTTGGTGACGGTCAGGTTGACGGCCGCCGTGCCCTCGTTGGTCAGGGACAGCGCCAGGTTGCCGGTGGACGCCGAGTGGCGGGCCGTGGCCTCGGGGCCGGCCTTCTTCGCCGGGCCCTTCCAGGTGCGCAGGAAGCCGTTCGGGCCCCAGACCGTGAGGTTGATCTGGTTGCCGGTGGAGCCGCTCGTGCTCCAGGTGTCCGACAGGGTCTTGCCCGCCTCGACCGTGTAGGGCCACGGGCCGTCCGTACGGTTGCCCGAGGTGCTGTGGAAGTGGGCGCCGAGGGAGGGACCCGAGGAGAAGGTCAGGGTGAACTTGCCCGTGGAGACGGCGGCCTTGCCGTCCACGTACGGGGCGTAGCCCAGGGCGCGCGTCGGCTTCGCGCCGGCTTCCTGCTTGGGCAGGGTGCCCGTCGCGGGCGGGGCCGGGTTGTAGGACGCGTGGCGGTTCTTGTCCGGCGGGACGTACGAGGCCGTGGACGGCAGGGCGGCGGGCGCGGCGTCGGCCCGGGTGAAGTCGAAGGCCGAGGTCAGGTCTCCGCAGACGGCGCGGCGCCACGGGGAGATGTTGGGCTCCTGCACGCCGAAGCGCTTCTCCATGAAGCGGATCACCGAGGTGTGGTCGAAGGTCTCGGAGCAGACGTAGCCGCCCTTGCTCCACGGGGAGACGACGATCATCGGGACGCGGGGGCCGAGCCCGTACGGGCCGGCGGCGTAGCCGGAGACGCCCCCGGTGTACAGGTCGCCGGTGACGCTCGCCGTGGACAGGCCCCAGGAGGAGGACGCGGGCGGGTACGGCGGGACGACGTGGTCGAAGAAGCCGTCGTTCTCGTCGTAGGTGATGAAGAGGGCCGTCTTCGCCCACACGTCGGGGTTCGCGGTCAGCGAGTCCAGGACCTGCGAGATGTACCAGGCGCCGAAGTTCGTGGGCCAGTTGGCGTGCTCGCTGAACGCCTCGGGGGCGGCGATCCAGGAAACCTTCGGAAGGGTTCCGTTCACGACGTCCGCGCGCAGCTTGTCGAAGTAGGTGCCGCCCGCCTTGACGTCGGTGCCCGTACGGGCCTTCTCGTACAGGGCGCTGCCGGGCTGGGCGTTGCGGAAGCTGTTGAAGTACAGCAGCGAGTTGTCGCCGTAGTTGCCGCGGAAGGCGTCGTTGATCCAGCCCCAGGAGCCGGCGGCGTTCAGGCCGTCGCCGATGTCCTGGTAGACCTTCCAGGAGACTCCGGCCGCCTCCAGGCGCTCGGGGTAGGTCTTCCAGCCGTAGCCGGCTTCCTGGTTGCCGAGGACCGGGCCGCCGCCCACTCCGTCGTTGCCCGTGTAACCCGACCACAGGTAGTAGCGGTTGGGGTCGGTGGCACCGATGAAGGAGCAGTGGTAGGCGTCGCACACCGTGAAGGCGTCGGCGAGCGCGTAGTGGAACGGGATGTCGTTCCGGGTCATGTACGCCATGGTCGTGGCCGTCTTGGCCGGGACCCACTTGTCGTACTTGCCGTTGTTGTACGCCTGGTGGCCGCCGGCCCAGTCGTGGTTCAGCCCCGTCAGGAACTGCATGCCGAGGTCGTTGATCTGCGGGTTGAAGGGCAGGATGTCCTTCGTGCCGTTGGACTGGTGGAAGACGGACTTTCCGTTGTCCTGGACGACCGGTCGCGGGTCCCCGAACCCGCGGACCCCCTTCATCGCACCGAAGTAGTGGTCGAAGGAACGGTTCTCCTGCATGAGGACGACGATGTGCTCGATGTCCTGGATGGTGCCGGTACTGCCCTGGGCCGAAATCGCGGCGGCCCGCGCGATGCTCTCGTTCAGCATCGTGACGGCGGCGGCGCCACCGGCGATCTGCAGGAACCTGCGCCGATTCAATTCAGTCATGGAGAACGACCTCTGCGGGTGAGACGGGTGCGGGGGGATGTCGATGGGCGCCCCAAGAACAGCGGCCCCGGGGTACCGGTCGGCATTGCTGGAATGACAGTGGGCCGTACACCTGGAGAACGGAATACCTCGTCAGACGGTTCATGCCCCACGCGCCACTTCCCTTCGCGTCCGTCGCGCCCCTTCGCGGCCATCGCCCCCCTTCGCGGCCATCGTCCCCGTGCCGCGGGGCGCGGGCCCCGAGTACTCACCCGGTCCTGCGCCCGGGATGAGCATCCGTACTCAGGACCGGGGCCCGGCGGCGCGTCATGGTGAGGACATGCCGAATCAGCCATCCGTACCGGGTCCGCCCGGCCCGCCGCGGTTCCGCGCCGGGATCACCGCCGTCGCCGGCATCCTGCCCGGGGACGTCCTCTCCTCCGACCGGCTCCAGCAGGAGGTCGCCGGCCGGGCCGGAATCAAGCTGCCGTCCCGGCTGCTGACCCAGGCCACCGGGATCCGTACCCGCCGGATCGCGGGCGACGGGGTGTACGCGTCCACGCTCGCGGTGGGCGCGGCCCGCCGGGCGCTGGACAACGCCGGACTCGGGCCCGCCGACATCGACCTGCTGCTCTTCGCCTCCGCCTCCCGCGATGTCGCCGAGCCCGCCACCGCGCACATCGTGCAGGCCGAACTCGGCACGAGGGCGCACGCCTTGGACGTCACCAACGCGTGCAACAGCTTCGTCAACGGCATCGACCTCGCCCGCGCCATGGTCCTCGCCGGCCGGGCCCGGCGGGCCCTGGTGGTCACCGGGGAGACCCCGAGCCGGGCCGTGCGGACGGCGCCCGCCGACTTCGCCGAGTTCCGGGCCGGCTTCGCCGGCTACACCTTCGGCGACGCGGGGGCCGCCGTCGTCGTGGAGCCGGTGGAGCGCGGCGGGATCCTCGACGTGGACACCGAGACCCACTCCGAGCACTGGCGGGTCGGCGGCATCCCGGGCGGCGGCTCGCGCCACCCGCGCGGGGACGCGTACACGTACTTCCGCGGCGACGGGCACGAACTGCGCGGGGTCTTCGAGAAGGTGGGCACGGCCGTCATCGACCGGACCCTGCACCGCACGGGCATGGACTGGGACGACTTCTCCAAGGTGCTGGTGCACCAGGTGACCGTGCCCTACCTGGAGCGGTTCGCCGAGCTGACCGGCGTGCCGGACGGGAAGCTGGTGGTGACCGTGCCCGAGCTCGGCAACATCGCCAGCGCGACGATCGGGGTGCAGCTCGACCTGATATTCGATGAACTGGGTTCGGGTGAGCGGGTGTTGTTCGTCGGGCTCGGCGGCGGGATCAGCATCATGACGATGGTCTGGGAGAAGTCGTGAGCGCGGCCGGGCGGCTGTGGGTGGTGGTCCCCGCGCACGAGGAGGAGGCCCGGCTCGCCGGTACCCTCGCCGCGCTCGCCCGCCAACGGGACCGGGACTTCACCCTGTTGGTCGTCGACAACGCCTCGGCCGACCGGACGGGCGCCGTGGCGCGGGAGTTCGCGGCGGGCGCCCCCTTCGCGGTGGAGGTCATCGAGGAACCGGAGAAGGGCGTCGGCTCCGCCGTGGACACCGGCTTCCGGTACGCGATCGGGCGCGGCGCGACCCTGCTCGCCCGCACGGACGCCGACTGCCTGCCCCACCCGGGGTGGACGGGCGCGGCGCGCACCGCACTGGCCCGCCGCCCCGGGCTGGTGTGCGGGCGGATCGTGGCCCGCCGCGACGAGCACGGACCGCTGGGCCGGGCCGGGTTCGGGGTGCTCGTCCGGCTCGCCGGGCTCTTCGGCCGGCTGCGGCCCGAGCACGCGCGGCGGCGCGGTTACCGCGCCCCGTACCGGATGCACGCCGGGAACAACATGGCCATCACCGCCGAGCTGTACCTGGCCGTCGGCGGGATGCCCCGGCGCCCCTCCCCCACCGACCGGCTCTTCCTCAACGCCGTGCGCCGCCACACCGACCGGATCACGCGCTGCCGGGCCATGGTCGTGGAGAACTCCACGCGCCGGCTGAAGGCCTACGGGATCGCCGGCACGGCCCGCTGGTACCTCGGCCGCGGCAGCGGCCCGCACGGAACGGACGACCCCCGCTGATGCTGGACCGCCTCGACCACGCCCTGCGCGCCCGCCCCGAACGGCCCGCCATCCTGACCGCCACGCGTACGGGAGCCACCCGGACCGCCGCCACGCGCGGGGAACTCGTCGAGCTGGCCGACGCGTTCGCCGCCGCGCTGCACGCGCGCGGGCTGCGCGCCGGGGACACCGTCGGGGTCGCCGTACGCCCCGGACCCCGCGCGCTCGCCGTGCTGCTCGCGCTGTGGCGGCTCGGTCTGCGCGGGGCCGTCCTGGACCCGGGAGCCGGACCCGACCTGCTGCGCGCCCGGCTGACGGCCGCACGGCCCGCGCTGGTGCTGGCCGACGCCGCCGCGCAGGCGGTGGCCGGGTGGGCCCGGCCGCTGGCCCGGCGGGCGGCCGGGCTGGAGCTGCCGGAGCTGGCCGGGCTGGGCGCGCCCGTGGTCACGGTCGGGCGGCGGCTGCCGGGGTGCGCGCCCGGGCTGGACCGGCATGCGGGGCGGCTCGGGGTTCCCGCGGGGTTCACGGGCGACGGGGACGCCGACGCCGTCATCGTGTTCACCTCCGGGACCACGGCGCGGCCCCGGGCGGTGGTGCACACGCGGGCGAGTCTCGCCGCCGGGATGGAGACGGTGGCGGCGCTGTTCTCCCCCGCTCCGGGGAAGACTTGGGCCTCCGGCCCGGCTGCCGGTCCCGTGCTCGGCGGCACCTTCTTCGTGCTCGTCCCCTCCCTCGTGCGCGGCGCCCCCGTGGCCCTCCCGGCCCGTTCGCCCCGGGTGCTGGCCCGCCAACTGGCCCGGCTGGCACCGCGGGACGCCTACCTCACACCGCCGCAACTGCGGGACGCGCTGCGGGCGGGAGCCCGCTTCCGGGGCCGGGTGTGGACCGGGTCGGCGCCGGCGAGCGCGGAACTGCTGGGGCGCGTAAGGGCGTCGGGGGCCGATGAGGCCTGGGGGGTGTACGCGCTGACCGAGTTGTTCCCGGCCGCCGCGGTGGAGTCCCGGGAGAAGGCCGCGTACGAAGGTCCCGGCGACCTGGTCGGGTCCCCGCTGCCCGGGGTGCGCGCCGAGTCCGACGCGGACGGGCAGCTGCTCCTGACGGGACCCGGGGCCCGCCGCCGCTACCTCGGCGAGGCCCCCGATCCGTGGGTGCGGACGGGCGACCGGGCCCGCCTGGACGACGCGGGCCGGATCGTGCTGGAGGGCAGGACGAAGGACATGGTGCTGCGCCGGGCCGAGAACATCTACCCGGGCCTGTACGAACCCGCCCTGCACGTACCCGGCGTGGAGCTGGCACTGCTCGTCGGGATTCCGGCGGAGGCGGGCGACCGCCAGGGCGACGAGCGGCTCGTGGCGGTCGTCCAGCCGTGCCACGGCGCCTCCGAGCCCGCCCTGCGGTCCGCGCTGGCGGGCCCCCTGCGCCGGATGGGCACGGCCGCGCCCGACGCCCTGCTGTTCGCCCGGATCCCGCTGTCGGGACGCTCCCGCAAACCGGACCGCGCGGCGACGGCGGCCCTGGCGGCCCACCGGCTGACCTCCGGCCCGACACGGGACGGATCCGCACGGAACGGATCCTCACTGGACAGATCCTCACGGGACAGATCCGCCCAGAACGAATCCGCGCAGAACGAGTCCGCACCGAACGGCCCCTCACGGAACGGATCCGCACGGAACGGCCCGCGGCGGGGCGCCGCGTGACGGCCGCACCCGCGTGGCGGGCCCGCGCCGGCACGCCCTGGCGGACCCGCCACGCGGCCGTCCGGAACCGGGTCATGGCCTCCCACCGCCGCTACACCCGGGCCAACGGCGACGCCCTCGCGAGCTCGCTCACGTACGCCCTGCTCGTCGGGACGGCCCCGGCCGTCCTGCTGCTCGGCGCGCTGGCCGGGCGGCTGCCCATCGCGGCCCCGCACTGGCGGCCGCTGCTCGTCCTCGCCCTCGGCTGGTCGGTGGTGCGGACGACCCGGGCGCTGCGCACCGGGATCCGGGCCATGTGCGGGCAGAACGCGGGCAGCGGAAACCCCGTGCGCGACGCGGCCCGCGACCTCGCGGGAGCGGCCGTGCTCTGCCTCGCGGGCACCGCCGTCGCCGCGGCCGTGACAGCGGGCGGTCCGGCCCTGGCCGTCCCCGCGCTGTGGGCGCTGTTCTCGGCCGTCCTGTGACTCGCCCCGGGCAGGCCCCGGCCGGCCTCCATCGCGGGTCCGGCGCTGGCGGCCGCGCTGGTCTGCCGGCTGCTGCTCCTCGCCGCGGGCCCCTACCTCGCCGCGACCGCCGCACTGCACGGCGCGCTCTACCACCGGGCCGGGCCGCTGATCGGGCTCCTCGTCTGGGCCGGCCTGTGCGCCCGCGTGCTGCTCCGCGCCGCCTCCTGGGCCGCCACCACGAACACACCGGAAGGGAAACCGAGTTGACGAACCTGTGGGTGGTCGTGCCCGCGTACAACGAATCGGCGGCCATCGGGGCGGCCCTGGCCGCGCTCGCCGCGCAGCACGACACCGGATTCACGCTCGTGGTCGTGGACAACGCCTCCACCGACGGAACGGCCCAGGCGGTACGGGACTTCGCGCGCTCGGCGCCCTTTCCCGTCGCACTCGTCGCGGAGGAGCGGCCCGGCGCCGGGACCGCCGCCGACACGGGATTCCGCTACGCCATCGCCGCCGGCGCCACCCACCTGCTGCGCACCGACGCCGACTGCCTGCCCGCCCCGGACTGGACGGCCGTCGCGAAGGCGGAGTTCGGGCGGGGCGCCGAGATGCTGTGCGGGCGCAGCGTGCCGCGCCGCGACGAGGGGCCCGGCCTGCTCGAAGCCCGGCTGCTGCCGGCGCTGATCCGGCTCACCTCGTTATACGGCCGCTACCGGCCCGCCCACCGGCACCCGCGCTACCGCACCCCGTACGTCCTGTGCCACGGCCACAACCTGGGCATCACCGCCGGCCTCTACCTGCGCTGCGGCGGCGCCCTGCGGGTGCCGCTGCACGAGCGGTCCGAGGACGTGGCCCTGCTGAACCGGGCCCGCGAGCACAGCGACCGGATCGTCCGCGCGGAGCACCTGGTGGTGCAGAACAGCCTTCGCAGGCTGCGGAGTTGGGGCCCGCGCCGCACCTTGCTCTGGTACTGGGACCGGCGCTACCGGCCCGCCGACACCGCGGAGGCACACGTCCGATGACCACCGACCCGACCATCCGCACCCACACACGGGCCGGCGCGAAGGCCACGAAGGCCCGCCGCCGGGACCGGCGGGTCTACCTGCGCTCGCACCCGGTCCTGTTCGCACTGCTCGCCGCCACCCGCGGCCGGCCGGTGCGCCGGCTCGGGCGCGGCACCCTGCTCGTCCACGGCACGGCGGCCTACCGGGAGGCGCTGACCCGGCTGCCGCTGGACCGCACCGCGCCCGGCACCACGGGCGGCGCGGCCCGGGCCGCCCGGGTGGAGGGCGTGCTCTTCGACCAGGAGGGCTCCGGCCACCGGACGGCCCGGCGGGAGCTCGCCGAGCTGCTCGGCGCGGCCCGGACCCGGGAACTGCGCGCGGCCTGGCACCCGTTGCTCCTGCGGCGGCTCGAACCGCTGGCGCTCGGGGGCTCGGTGGACCTGGTCCCGCTGGCCCGGGAACTGGCCGGCTCGGTGGTGTACGCGCTCCTGCGCCCCGGCTCCTCGGACGGCGCCTCCCCGCTCGCCCTCGCGGAGGCCGCCGCCGAGGCCGCGGCCGCCTCCGTGCGCGGCCACCTCCCCGGCCCGCCCCGTCCCGGCGCCGGGGAGGCAGCGGTCCGCGCCGCCGGGCGGCTGCGCGGGCTCCTGGGGCCGGGGGCGGACGCCCGGGCGGCGATGCTGGCGGTCGCGGCCGTCAACACCACCGTCGCGGCGCTGCCCCGGGCCGTGGCCTGGTGCGCCGACGCCGGGTTGTGGGACCAGGCGGCGGACCCGGAGCTGTGCCCCGCGCTGGCCGACGAACTGCTGCGCGTGACGGCGGCCTCCCCGCTCCTCCCCCGGGTGGCCGCGGCCGACGGCTCGGTCGGGGGCTGCCCGGTCCGGGCCGGGGACCGGCTGCTCCTGGTGGCCCGGCACGCGGCCGGCGCCCACCTGCGGGACCCCGACGGGCACCGCCCCGCCGGGCCGGGCGTCGCCCGCCTGGTCTTCGGCGCCGGGCCGCACGCCTGCCCCGGCGCCCGCCTGGCGCGGGAGCAGCTGGCCGGCGTACTGGCGGCGCTGGCTCCGCACCGGCCGGTCGTGACCCGGGCCCGGGTGGACCGCGGGGCCGCCCTGCCCGGGTGGCGCTCGCTGGTCGTACGGGCGGCGGCATGACATCCCGTAGGCCGTCCGCCGTGGCCGGGATCCGGATCGCCGTCACGG
Protein-coding sequences here:
- a CDS encoding cytochrome P450 is translated as MTTDPTIRTHTRAGAKATKARRRDRRVYLRSHPVLFALLAATRGRPVRRLGRGTLLVHGTAAYREALTRLPLDRTAPGTTGGAARAARVEGVLFDQEGSGHRTARRELAELLGAARTRELRAAWHPLLLRRLEPLALGGSVDLVPLARELAGSVVYALLRPGSSDGASPLALAEAAAEAAAASVRGHLPGPPRPGAGEAAVRAAGRLRGLLGPGADARAAMLAVAAVNTTVAALPRAVAWCADAGLWDQAADPELCPALADELLRVTAASPLLPRVAAADGSVGGCPVRAGDRLLLVARHAAGAHLRDPDGHRPAGPGVARLVFGAGPHACPGARLAREQLAGVLAALAPHRPVVTRARVDRGAALPGWRSLVVRAAA
- a CDS encoding glycosyltransferase family 2 protein, producing the protein MTNLWVVVPAYNESAAIGAALAALAAQHDTGFTLVVVDNASTDGTAQAVRDFARSAPFPVALVAEERPGAGTAADTGFRYAIAAGATHLLRTDADCLPAPDWTAVAKAEFGRGAEMLCGRSVPRRDEGPGLLEARLLPALIRLTSLYGRYRPAHRHPRYRTPYVLCHGHNLGITAGLYLRCGGALRVPLHERSEDVALLNRAREHSDRIVRAEHLVVQNSLRRLRSWGPRRTLLWYWDRRYRPADTAEAHVR